The Heliorestis convoluta genome includes the window CTGTACTTCCTCGAATGCTGTAAAAGTTGTGGCTACTTTGCCACAAGATAAGCCCCTATTATTTATTCCTGATCGCAACCTCGGTGACTGGGTTTCCCAAAAAACGGGTCGAGAAATGACCATGTGGCAAGGTTACTGTAACACCCATGATCGATTGACTGTAGAGGATGTTATAAAAGCCAAGGAAAAGTATCCTGAGGCTTCTTTTATAGCCCATCCCGAATGTCAACCTGATGTCGTAGCCATGGCTGACTTTGTAGCTTCTACGACAGGGTTGATTAACTATGCAGTCCAATCAGAAGCACAGTCTTTCATTATTGGAACTGAAGAAGGGATCTTGCATCAGCTGCGCAAAAAGGCACCAAATAAAAACTTTTATCTAGCCAGCCCGAAGTTGATATGTCCCAATATGAAATTAACAAGCCTAGAAAAAGTCCTCTGGTCTTTAGAAGAAATGGAACCTCGGATTACCGTTGATCCTGATGTCCGTGAAAAGGCTTTGTCTTCCTTGGAACGTATGCTGGCCATAGTGTAGCTCGTTTCAAGAGTTGAACTTTTTCAGAAAGCAGCTGCTGGTACGTACCAGTAGCTGCTGCTGTATTAAGGAGGCTTCTGCCGTGTTCCCTAGATACCTTGTGAAATGCGATCCTGCTACTTTATCATCCCATGAGACAGATTTTTTAATTGTCGGAAGCGGCATTGCAGGCTTATATACAGCCTTGAAAGCGGTTACTTATGGTCGAGTGACCATCCTGACAAAAAGAAAAGTATCGGACTCCAATACCCAGTTGGCCCAAGGTGGGATTGCAGCAGCCATTGGTCACCGTGATTCACCAACTTTGCATCTACAAGATACACTGATAGCTGGTGCGGGTTTAAACGATATAGAGGCTGTTAAAATCATGGTCAGCGAAGGACCTGGGCGGGTCGAAGAGTTGATTGCCATGGGTACGCAGTTTGACAAAATTGAAGGCGCCCTAGCACTTACCCGTGAAGGTGCCCATTCTCGTCGCCGTGTTCTTCACGCGAGCGGTGATGCCACAGGAGAAGAAATTCGTCGCTCTTTGTTTGACCAGTGCAAAAAACATAAGGACATAACGATTTTGGAAGGTACACAAGTATCTGATATATTGCGTAACAGAGAAGGTCATTGTATAGGTGTAGTGGCTTGGCATGCAGAGAAAGGGTTACACAAGTTTTGCGCTGCTGTGACCGTATTGGCGACAGGCGGAAATGGTCAATTATACAAGTACTCTACCAACCCCGAAGTCACGACAGGTGACGGTATTGCGGCTGCTTATCGAGCCGGCGCAGAAGTGATGGATTTGGAATTTATCCAGTTTCATCCCACAGCTTTGACTCAAAAAGGCATCCCGCCTTTTCTGATTTCCGAAGCAGTTCGAGGCGAAGGCGCCCAGTTGATTAATGCAGACGGGGTTCGCTTTATGCCAAAGTATCATCAACTTGCAGAATTAGCACCAAGGGATGTAGTGGCCCTTGCTATCTGGAAAGAAATGATGAACACAGGCGCATCTTCTGTGTTTTTAGACCTAGGCACCATGAAAACGAGTGACTTTGCAACACGCTTTCCTATGATTTACAAAACTTGTCGTTCTTTTGGCATCCATGTTCCAGAAGAGAAAATTCCTGTTGCTCCTGCGGCCCATTATCTGATGGGCGGTGTTCGTACCGATCTGAAAGGGAGAACTAACATTCCTCGGCTTTTTGCTTGTGGTGAAACAGCCTGCAATGGAGTCCATGGCGCCAATCGATTGGCATCTAATTCATTGTTAGAAGGGCTCGTATTCGGAAGCCACATTGTAGAAGCAGCGAAACCTTATCTAACAAAAAAACCGGCACAAGAAATTGCTCACTTTCCTTCTGATCAAGCCCTCTTTGAAACCTTGCCATCAGGAGAAGAGCCTTGTGAAGCAGAAAAAGTAGCACAAAAAATTCAAAAAGTTATGTGGGAGTCGGTAGGGCTTTGGCGTTCCGGCGATACTTTAAAGAAGGCCCACAGAGAGCTAGAAGAAATTAGTGTAGAACCGGCTCTTCATGGCACTGTCACAAGAGCTTTTGAAGCGGCTAATATGTTATTGTTAGGTCAATTAACGGTACGAGCTGCTGATTTGCGCAAAGAGAGTCGAGGCGGACATTACCGCGTCGATGAACCTGAAAGTAGGAGTCTATGCTGCGCCACATTATTCAAGTACTGTAATAGGCTAGGGGCCTTGCGAATAAAAAAGGAGTGGAAACAATTGGGTTTATTCGGCTCTGAGGTTCGTGAACTCGTCTCTCGGGCGCTACGAGAAGACATTGGCTATGGCGACTTAACGACATCAAGTTTGCTTCCGACTCAGATAACGACAAAAGCTTTCATTCATGTCAAAGAAGAAGGCGTAATCGCTGGTATTGATGTAGCGAAAGAAGTTTTTTTGACCCTTGATCCTTCTATTACTTTTGAGGCAAAAGTGGAAGACGGTCAAAAAGTAAAAGCCGGTGATGTCCTTGCAGAAGTATCCGGGACGGCTCGATCTATTTTAATGGCGGAAAGAGTGGCTCTAAACTTTTTACAGCATCTTTCGGGTATTGCCACTAAAACAGCCCGTTGTGTAGAAAAAATAACCTATTATCAGGCCAGAATTGTCGATACACGTAAAACGACGCCTGGCCTAAGAGTCTTAGAAAAACATGCTGTGCGCATGGGTGGCGGCAAGAACCATCGCTTTGGCTTATTTGATGGAGCGTTGTTAAAAGACAACCATATTCGCTTAGCCGGTGGAATTCAACAAGCTGTAAGCCAGGCTCGTCAATCCATTCCTCATACGGTGAAAATTGAAGTTGAAGTAGAAGATCTTACAGCCGTCACAGAAGCTTTAGAAGCAAAAGCAGACATTATTATGCTAGATAATATGTCTCTAGATATGATGAAAGAAGCAGTGCGTCTCATTGGTGGAAAAGCGATCATTGAAGCATCAGGAAGTATTACAGAAGATAATATTGTAGAAGTTGCAAAAACAGGCGTTCACTTTATTTCTATGGGCGCTTTGACGCATACAGTAAAAGCCTTAGATATTAGCCTTGATGTAGAAATGATAAAGAAAGGAAACCGCCATGGCCAAACAGGAGATTCTGAAAGCGCTGAAAGAAGCCTCTAGTTATATCTCCGGCGAAGAAATAAGTCGTAGCCTGGGCATGTCTCGTTCGGCCGTGTGGAAGCATATTCGTTCTCTGCGACAAGAAGGATATCAAATTGAGGCTCATACCAGGTTAGGCTATAAATTACAAAAGGTTTCCAAGTACTTGCTGCCGGAGGAAGTTTTGCCACAACTTCAGACGAGCGACTTCGGACGAAATTACCATTTTTATCATAGCCTTGGTTCTAGCAACGATACAGCGAAACATCTGGCAAGAGAAGGCGCCACAGAAGGAACAGTTGTACTTGCAGAAGAGCAAAATGCCGGTAAGGGTCGACTCGGGCGTCCCTGGCACTCTCCAGCAGGTCTGGGTCTCTATTTTTCCTTAATTATAAGACCAAGCATTCCCCTCGCCTTGGCACCACAAGTTACCTTGCTGACAGCCGTAAGTATTTGCAAAACTCTTGAAAAGCTCGATCTTGAGCCTACGATCAAATGGCCCAATGACGTCTTGCTAGAAGGCAAAAAAGTGTGTGGTATCTTAACAGAGTTAAGTGCTGAAATGGATGGAATCAAATATCTGATTATAGGCATTGGTATCAACGTAAATCATAGGCTGCAAGACTTTCCTGATTCTGTGGCTCATAAAGCTACATCTATAAACATTGTGTCTGGTCAAGAAATAGACAGAGTGCTCTTTTTGAATAAACTCCTGATCACGTTAGAAGAAGATTATAGGCACTGGTTGGAACAAGACTTTTCTCCCTTTCGACAAGAATGGTTACAAAGAGCAGCGGGCTTGGGAGAAAAAGTTCGTGTACTGACTGGTACCGTTGAATGGACAGGTCGATTGGAAGGAATCGATGACATGGGAGCATTGCTTCTTCGTAATGAAGCGGGTGAACTGCAACATCTCATGAGTGGAGAAGTAACACTGCGTCCGGAAGGAAGAGAAGATTATGATTTTGGTCATTGATGTAGGAAATAGCCATATGCTTCTGGGTCTTTTCAGCATGAAAGGCAAAGCAGAACTTCTCTATCACTGGAAATTATCGACCGATCCAGCTCGTACAGCTGATGAGTATGCCATTCAGATCCGCAACCTCTTTCGCTTTGCCCAGATCGATCATGGGGCTGTAACAGGAATGGTTATCTCTTCAGTTGTACCTCCCTTAATGCCTACTTTAGAGCGGATGTGCGAAAGCTACTTTCAAATTAAGCCTCTTATCATCGGACCAGGAATCAGTACAGGGATGACCATAGGAATGGAAAATCCAAATGAAATAGGCGCCGATCGCATTGTCAATGCCGTAGCGGCCTATGAACAATATGGTGGTCCCTTGATTGTTGTTGACTTTGGTACAGCTATGACTTTTTGTGCTATATCAGCAGAAGGGGAATACTTAGGCGGTGCCATAGCACCAGGCTTGATGGTAGCGACAGAAGCTCTTTTTGCTAGAGCCTCGAAATTGCCGCGCATCGAACTGACCAAGCCACCGATGGTTATTGGAAAAAGTACCATTCAAGGCATGCAGTCGGGAATTCTTTATGGTTTTGCAGGTCAAATCGATGGCATTGTAAGCGAGATGAAAAAAGAGTTAGGCGAAAAAAGTCGTGTCATCGCCACGGGTGAAAGTGCTGAATTGATTGCGCCGGAGACAGAGCATATCGATATTGTTGATCCTCTTTTGACACTGCAAGGCTTGCGCATTATTTATCAAAGAACCTTAGAAGATAAGGAAGAGGGCAAGAACTTTTGTACGAACAAGCATTAAAAGGGCAGGTCAAAGAAGTACGACCGCTGCACATTGGTCCCTATCGAATTACGGCGCCTTTTGTAGGGGCACCCATGGCTGGTGTTACAGATAAGCCTTTTCGGTCCGTCTTACAAGATCATAACTGCCCCCTTCTTTTTACAGAGATGATTTCTGACAAAGCGCTCACCTATGGCAATACCAATACTTTAGAGCTACTAGACATTTCAGGTGAAAAAAGACCGATAGCAGTCCAGATATTTGGCTCAGACCCAGACTTTATGGCCAAAGCAGCAGAACTTGTAGAAAAGCATGAGCCTTCTATCATTGACATAAATATGGGCTGCCCTGCACCTAAGATTGTGCGCAATCAAGAAGGCTCTTGTTTGCTCAAAATGCCAGAGCGGGCTGTAGAGATTGCGCAAGCTGTTGTTAAAGCCGTGCAAGTGCCAGTAACTGTGAAAATGCGAACAGGTTGGTCTAAAGGACAGATTGTTGCACCGGAATTGGCTAAAAGGCTTGAAGATGTAGGTGTACAAGCTATCACCTTGCATGGTAGAACAAGAGATATGTTCTATTCAGGAAAAGCGGACTGGTCTTTAATTCAGCAAACAGCAGAAGCCATATCGATTCCCCTGATCGGGAATGGAGATATATGGGAGCCGGAAGATGCTTTGCGAATGCTAGAGGAAACAGGTTGCGCTGGTGTAATGATCGGTCGAGGAATGATGGGAAATCCTTGGATTTTTTCTCGCCTTCTGCAGTGGATGGAAACAGGCAACATGCCACCGCCGCCAACAGCCCTAGAGCGAATTGAACAAGCTCTGATTCACCTAGAACGAATGGTGAAGCAAAAGGGAGAATACCGCGGGGTCCGAGAAATGCGCAGTCACATCGCCTGGTACCTAAAAGGCATAGCCGGAGCCTCTAAGGTGCGCTCTGCCGTAAATGAAGCGCCTGACTATGACGCAGTTGTTTCTTTGTTGAAAGACTATAGAAAGCGCATGGAAGCATCTTTATGATAGGGCAAAAGAATTCAACTCAACAAAAAAAGAGCCACCTGCATCTCTTTGCAGGTGGCTCTTTTTTTGTTGTTTTTACCGCTTAAAAAGCTCCGCTTCCGTAACACGCTCGAGCTTGATTTGTGGTACATCGCGATAAATACGAGAAAATTCTTCAAAATCCATCGGCTTTGGCAAGACACCCTGCCGTGTTGGCAATTGCTTAACAATGTCTTGGAACAGCTGATCGTAAGGAGTGACGTCACTGATCAACTGAAAAGCTGCGTTTAGCTTGGCTACTTCAGGGTTGTTAGGGATTTTGGCTAGAACAGGAATTTGTGCCTGGTTACAGAACTGCTCTGCATAGCCTGTGCCATCGTCTTTATTAATAATCATACCCATAATTCGAGATTTTCCTCCCAATTGGGCAAAGGAAGAGACGGCATGACAAATGTTATTGGCGACATAAAGCGACTGATGATCATTGCCAGCCACTAAAATGATAGATTTGGCAATCGACTTGCTGATGGGAACGCCAAAGCCACCGCAGACGACGTCGCCGAGAAAGTCTAGAAAGACATAGTCAAAATCCCACTTGTATAATCCCATTCTTTCTAAAAGCTCAAAGCCTAGAGAAATACCACGGCCGCCGCAACCAATGGCGACTTCAGGGCCTCCGATTTCTAAGCCATAGACGCCTCGGCTCTTGAAGACAATATCTTCAATGGATGGTGTTGGTTCTACTTCATCAGAATCTTCTTGTAAATGAGCCCAATACTCTAAGAGGGTAGGCAAGTTGACACCGTTAAAAAGAATTACAGTAGAATCATGCTTGGGATCGCAGCCAATCTGAAGGACCCTTTTTTGGATGCGAGCAGCACTGTTAGAAAGGTTTGAAATGATAAAGCTCTTACCACTACCGCCTTTGCCGTAGATGGCATAGAAGTTTTTTTCTGACATGGGAGCCTCCTCCGTTTTACTCGAGCTTAGAGCCTATCGAGGTGTCTTTTCAAGCCCAGTACAATAATAAAGTTGGTAATGGTTAAGCCAAACTCGGAAAGGCCGTGCAACCAATCGATATGACCGAGTCCTGGCTCTCCTAAAATCATTACAGCATAATAGCCGGCTCCTGCTGTAAAGAAGACAAAGCCGATTAAGGAGAAGAAGCCAACGACGGTCGTCTTGTTGATCAGAGACTTATCGAGCTTGTAAATTTTATAGATACAATAGAGGAAAAAGAAGTAGGGAATGATAGACAGTGTCATCACAAGATCGGCCATTTTAGGTTCGATAGGTCATTCCTCCCCTCTTCACATAACGATCTGACAAAGATCGCAGGTAGAGGTAACCCCAGATAGCAAAGCTAACACTGCCTAAAAAAGTTAGATAGCCTTGAATGTCACTGAGCCATTGTACAGTATCGTGGGTAAGGTGGTAAAAGATGGCGAAGAAACCGCTTAACAGATAAGGGATCATAGCGATAGGCATGCGACGAAACCAGACATTGTCGGCTTTTTTTCCAATAGCATAGAAAAGAATCATAGCAAGAGCCCATTCAACCAGACTGGCTATGTGCACGATCCAAGTAGGAAGAGAAAGATGATCTAACACTGTGCTTCTCCCCTCCTATCGCTTAAAACGGCTAAAGACGACATCTACATCTTCAGGAAGCACATATTCACGGAACTTTTCTTTAGCAATCTTTTCGCTTTCAACTTTAAGCATTTTGGAGGCACTGACACGTACGAAGAAGGGAACTCTCTTGAGGACAACGTCCATATGCTTCAAAGCTTCTTCCGACCATTTGACTTCTCTAGCAATCGATTGTCCTTTGAGTTCTTCTTCCCACTCTTTTCTTGCTGTTTCTCGCTCTTGGCGACGCTTTTCTTTCTCTGTGTCATATTCAATATGAATATGGCTGTAGAGAATGTCAAAAAGTTCGTTACTTACGATTTGCGTGAGATACATAACACCGGCGTAGCCCATAAAAGGTGTGCCTGTAGAGCGGCAGACAATCGGCATGGGATGGGCTGCTGGAATAAAGCGAGTCGAAAGGATATGTTCAGTTATATATACTTTTTCGTTAATACTGCCGAAAAAGAGGGTCGGTGTATTTTCAAGAAGTGCGGCTTCAATATCAAGCGCTTTTTTGGACTTCCAGCGATCTGTTTTAACAGCAGAGATGGCTTCTTCAAAGCCCAGTTCGTCTCGTAAGAAAGTTGTTAAACCTTCTGCGTAGCTACGATGGGTATAGACGCCAAAAGAGCTAGTACGAAAGATATCCTGATGAGGAGAGCGCCATACATCCCAGAACCCTTGCAAGGTTGTTCGCTTTTCTTCTGCAATAAAAGCTTGGGCTTCTTTTTCTAGACCAAGCAAGCGTCCCAATTCTTCGATAAATTCAGTCGTTGCTGCAATGCCAATAGGCCCAAAAAGCATGGGTTTGCCCAAGGCTTTTGCTAAACCTTCACCGTATTCTTTATACATAACAATGTTTACAGCGCCATCATCGAGACGGGTAATATCGTTAAGAGAACACTCAAAAGGAAGAGCTACATTAATCTCGGCTCCAATACTTTTAACAATTCGCTTTATTTCGGCAAAGTCAGCATAGGCGTTAAAGTTGCCAAAAGTAGGACCGATAATGTTAACGAGCGGTTTCGTACTTTGGATACTCTCTTGTGGAGGTAGTTTGGGGCGGACACGGTTGTATAGATAGAGCAAAGTATCTTCACGAGCCTGGTAGTCATCCACATCAAGGGAGGCTGTATTGATGTACCAGACACGACGGCCTTCAATCTCAGCCTCTAACATGGCGCCTTCACTGGATATGATTTCGCTTTCCTGGCAAGATAGGATGAAGATATCATCATAGCGTTCTAGTAGCTCACCGCAAAGCTTTTTTAATTTGTGAAGTGTTCCATCAAGAGCTACATCTTTTTCTAAAATATGAGTGGCAAAAACATTTTGAAGATAGGGAATGGCGTCTGTATAGTTTAAGGCTGAATCAATGGGTACATAGTGACAACCTATGGGACCGTCAATAACAAGACAGAAGTTTCCTTTCATGGGAGCCAAGACAGCAATCGCACCCCAGTAACCATTGGCTAGATCAACGTCACGCATCATTTGCATCGTTATTCGCGCTCCTTCCTGCTCATGGTGTGAGTATGACTGCCAGCAAAGCAGGATGAATCATTACTACTTGGGCAGAGGTGGGCTTGCACATCTTGTACGGGAATGGAGCGAGGCATATCAAAGTCCTGGAAAAAGCTGCGCACTTTATTCAATGAAGGACTTGTTTGCAGAAGACGGTGCATTAAAGAGAGTACGTTTTCAGCGCCGTGGGCCAAGAAGGTGGGTCTTGCGGCGATGAGATTGGTAAAATATACGGAAGCGCTTCCTAATTCTTTGCCCATTCCTGCAACGTCTGTAGCAGCTAAGGCGATATGAGGTTTGTATTCTTTGACAGCCATTAAATCATCAGCGGCAGACTTGCGGAATTTCACATGGATGCCTCGCTCTTTTAGCCAACTTAGGTCGGGTTCGCAAAGATTGGACTTGCCTATGGACGTTGACACATAAGGTACGTCAGCACCAGCTTCAACGAGGAGTCTTGCGATAAGAAGTTCAATACCTTCATAGCCTGCGACGAGGATGCGATACCCTTTTAAGTTCAGAGGGCCTGAAAGTACTTTTTGAATCGCATCGCGCTCTTCTAGCGCAATTTTTTCCGCTTTTCTGCTATCTACATTGGCTTTCGCAGCAAAAGCTTTGATCCAGTCATATGTACATTCTGCGCCTACAGGTGCGCTAGTAACAGTCGCTATGGCCATTTCATCAAACTGCTTGACTGTTCTTGTGTAGAAGGGATGAAGACAAGCCAGCGTAGAAACGTTCAGTGCTTTCCGAAAATCATTGATATCCTTACTTGGAACATTCGCTCTGTATTTCAGGCCCATTTTCTCTACCAATTGCTCAATGGCAATGGTATCGGCAGGAAAGACTTCACCAAGGGATGCAACGGTACCAGGCTCTTTGAGCTTGTGATCGCCCTGTTGTCGTAGCTTCTTAAAAATGCCGTCAATAGAAACATCTTTGGCTTCAGCGTGACTGCGTGTTCCAAAGCCTGTAATACTTAAAGGAATGATTTCTGGGATCTGACGGGCCATTTCATCGATATCTAGGCCAACTGTTGTAGCAACGCAAAGATTAATCACAGGTACAAACTCTGGCTTTTCTTTTTCAATCATTTCTTGAACGGCCCCAACGAGCTTATGTTGAAGGTTGCGATCAGCAAAGTCGAGGGAATAGAGCAGTGGGGCATAGGTTGATTTGCGGGCTGCATAAAAGTGTGAAAGAAAGTTAAGGCCATAGTAGCAACCGTGATTGCCTAATAAAACGGGAAGAAAACCTTCTAATCGAGTTAAGATACGTAACCCACCAAAAGCGGGACAGGGACTTTGGGTGGCCAATTTAATAGACTTGATTGGCTCCATTTACCCATCTCCTTTATTGTAGAGTGATAGGAAGTAAAACCGTATAAAAATAGTAGCTTGAGAATGAAAATTCTATTTCACCCTGTTAAACACTATTTAAAACCATAGGTCTTTAAAATGCAAGTGAAATGTCTTATTCATAACAGAACTTATAGAGAAAAAGACAGAGAGAATAGATTCCTTGTAGATATTTCATAGTGATGCTAAAAAAAAGTTCCCAAAATTAGCAGTTTACTTGTGAAGTTTTGAATATTCCTTATTTTTTGTTGAAAATGGAAGAAATCCTATCTTATAATAAGCGAAGACGGCTCAAATAGGGATAGGGGGTAGGGTATAGGGAGATCGAGGCTATTAATACAAGTGATAATTAATACATACACAGGGGGTAGTGACAATTATGGAAAGAGAGAGTCGAACAGAGAAAAATTTAATGCGCTCTCTTGTACTTTCTTTGGCTGTCGTTTTAATCCTAGGGGTGCTTCTTACAGGCTGTGCAACTCAGCCAACAGGGAGTGGACAGAAAAGCCCTAGCGATGAGCCGATTGAACTTGGTGATTACATTATTTTAGCATGGCAAACCATTGGTATGAAATGTACAAGTGACAATGATGCTTGGTTCAGTTTCCATACACCAGGCAATGATATGTGGGCGCAGGTTATCAAGCGAGGTGATCCACCTGTTGTTGTAACAGAAGGCATTACATTAACCTATGAGGCGCCAGAAGATCATCGAGATCCTTCTAAAACCTTAAACTTTTGGGAGTATGCTCCTATCACGTTAGGGGAAGAGATCCCTGTCAATGTAGGTAAAAGAGGCAAAGCAGCCGATCAAGGTACTCTTGAGGTGAATGAAGACAAAAGCGCCTGGACGGCGATTGGAATTCCTATTTCTCCCTATAATGATCGCGGTGAAGTTAATGCCTATCCTATGTTTACAGTAACGGCTACCGACGAGGTGACAGGACAAGTACTGGCGCAAACAAAAGTTGCCATGCCTGTAAGTGCCGAGCTTGGTTGCTATCTCTGTCATGGCGGCACCACCAAAAATCCTGGTATTGGCTTGGCCGACGAAACAGCAAAAAATATTTTAGCAGCCCATGACAAAAACACTGGAACAAATTTATTAGCAGAAGCAGAAGCCGGCAAACCTCAATATTGTCTAGACTGTCATGCTGCTGCCAACGTAGGCGCTCCTGGGAAGCCTGAAGTACTTTCTATGTCAGCAGCTTTACATGGCAAACATGCGCAGTATATTCAAGGCGGCACTGTCGACTCCTGTGGTGTTTGTCATCCTTCTTCCCATAGAGGAGATGTTTACTGTCAACGAGATGTACACAGAGGTTTTGGACTAGACTGCATGGACTGTCACGGCACCTTACCTCAACATGCTGCTTCTGTGTTGTCCAATGAACTGCATAAACCGGCAGCGCAAAAGTCACTAGAGCGACTTTTACCTTTCCTTGGTGACGTAGAACCGGTTGCTCGTGGTCACTGGCTCAACCAACCGGATTGTCTTTCTTGTCACGGTCCCGATCACCAGAAGGCAAGTTTTGACGCATCTTCTTACAATCAGTGGATTTTTGAAAGAGACGAGCTGTACCGATTTCAGATGTCTGATAACGGTGATCTAATGTGTGCTTCTTGCCATGGCTCGCCCCATGTTATTTATCCAGCTACCACAGTATTTGGCTACGATCAGATCAACTATCAGCCAGAAACATATCAAGGCTTCGCAGGTCCTATCGGTGCCAATGGTAATTGCTCCGTTTGTCACACAGCGTCTGTAACAGGTGACTGGCATCACAAGAACCAGGAACAACCTTTTATTGCCCCTTCTTTTGCCAACGACCCCAAGAGATAACAATTTATTTTGTTATAAAAGCGAAGAAGAGTTCTGTGCATTGGCGCGGAGCTCTTCTTCGCTTCTTTGATTTGTTTCTGTGAATAGACTATGGAAAGCGGAGGTATTGATAATGATGAGGATAATCGGGAACAAAAGGAGAAGTTTGCATGCCTCTTGTATCACTCAATGGTGTTTCTCTCTATTATGAAGTGCATGGTCATGGTTTGCCGCTCGTTTTTATTCCCGGTATCGCTGTATCTCACGGTATGTGGGCGCCGCAGCGAGATAGTTTTTGCAAAAGTCATCAAGTCATCCTATACGATGTAAGAGGAACAGGGCGATCAAGTTCTTTAACTTGGTCTTGTCAGGTAGAAGACCTAAGCCGAGATTTATCTCAATTGTTGTATCATTTAGGAATCAAGAAAGCAGCGATTTGTGGACTCTCTTTTGGAGGAGTCATTGCCCAGCGTTTTGCATTAGATTATCCGCAAAAATGTGGCGCTTTAATTTTAGTAGATACATTTAGCGAGCTAAGCCCTCGAGATTTAGAAGAAGGTGCACTATGGCTTATGACATGGCTCGCCTCTCCCATGTTTTTAATGCCTAAGCCATGGCTAACGAAAATGGTTCTTTCCTACTATCGTCATTGGCCTTTGGCTGTACATTGCTTAGAAAAAGAAATGCAAAAAGTACGAGGACTTGATGCGATGAAGACTCGCTGGTTAGTAAGAAAGGTGAATTATACAGAAGAACTTCGCTCTATTTCATGTCCGTGCTTGGGTATTGTAGGCGATCGATCCAACCTGGCAATTCGACTGATGGAAAAAATTACCAATGCCATTGGAGGTGCAACGTTACAGGTTGTTCCTCAAGCTTTTGATCCTACTTCGCTCTCACAAAGAGAAGCTTTTGATAAGCTAGTAAGTCAATTTTTATTTCGTCATTGGTATAGTCTTCCCTAC containing:
- the nadA gene encoding quinolinate synthase NadA, which encodes MSQAIQKLKKERNAVILAHLYQRPEIQDIADFVGDSLQLSQMAAQTDADVIVFCGVHFMAESAAILSPQKIVLLPEEEAGCPMADMVTASELQRRKAEMGDVLVVAYVNTSAAVKAESDICCTSSNAVKVVATLPQDKPLLFIPDRNLGDWVSQKTGREMTMWQGYCNTHDRLTVEDVIKAKEKYPEASFIAHPECQPDVVAMADFVASTTGLINYAVQSEAQSFIIGTEEGILHQLRKKAPNKNFYLASPKLICPNMKLTSLEKVLWSLEEMEPRITVDPDVREKALSSLERMLAIV
- the nadB gene encoding L-aspartate oxidase produces the protein MFPRYLVKCDPATLSSHETDFLIVGSGIAGLYTALKAVTYGRVTILTKRKVSDSNTQLAQGGIAAAIGHRDSPTLHLQDTLIAGAGLNDIEAVKIMVSEGPGRVEELIAMGTQFDKIEGALALTREGAHSRRRVLHASGDATGEEIRRSLFDQCKKHKDITILEGTQVSDILRNREGHCIGVVAWHAEKGLHKFCAAVTVLATGGNGQLYKYSTNPEVTTGDGIAAAYRAGAEVMDLEFIQFHPTALTQKGIPPFLISEAVRGEGAQLINADGVRFMPKYHQLAELAPRDVVALAIWKEMMNTGASSVFLDLGTMKTSDFATRFPMIYKTCRSFGIHVPEEKIPVAPAAHYLMGGVRTDLKGRTNIPRLFACGETACNGVHGANRLASNSLLEGLVFGSHIVEAAKPYLTKKPAQEIAHFPSDQALFETLPSGEEPCEAEKVAQKIQKVMWESVGLWRSGDTLKKAHRELEEISVEPALHGTVTRAFEAANMLLLGQLTVRAADLRKESRGGHYRVDEPESRSLCCATLFKYCNRLGALRIKKEWKQLGLFGSEVRELVSRALREDIGYGDLTTSSLLPTQITTKAFIHVKEEGVIAGIDVAKEVFLTLDPSITFEAKVEDGQKVKAGDVLAEVSGTARSILMAERVALNFLQHLSGIATKTARCVEKITYYQARIVDTRKTTPGLRVLEKHAVRMGGGKNHRFGLFDGALLKDNHIRLAGGIQQAVSQARQSIPHTVKIEVEVEDLTAVTEALEAKADIIMLDNMSLDMMKEAVRLIGGKAIIEASGSITEDNIVEVAKTGVHFISMGALTHTVKALDISLDVEMIKKGNRHGQTGDSESAERSL
- a CDS encoding biotin--[acetyl-CoA-carboxylase] ligase; translated protein: MAKQEILKALKEASSYISGEEISRSLGMSRSAVWKHIRSLRQEGYQIEAHTRLGYKLQKVSKYLLPEEVLPQLQTSDFGRNYHFYHSLGSSNDTAKHLAREGATEGTVVLAEEQNAGKGRLGRPWHSPAGLGLYFSLIIRPSIPLALAPQVTLLTAVSICKTLEKLDLEPTIKWPNDVLLEGKKVCGILTELSAEMDGIKYLIIGIGINVNHRLQDFPDSVAHKATSINIVSGQEIDRVLFLNKLLITLEEDYRHWLEQDFSPFRQEWLQRAAGLGEKVRVLTGTVEWTGRLEGIDDMGALLLRNEAGELQHLMSGEVTLRPEGREDYDFGH
- a CDS encoding type III pantothenate kinase, producing MILVIDVGNSHMLLGLFSMKGKAELLYHWKLSTDPARTADEYAIQIRNLFRFAQIDHGAVTGMVISSVVPPLMPTLERMCESYFQIKPLIIGPGISTGMTIGMENPNEIGADRIVNAVAAYEQYGGPLIVVDFGTAMTFCAISAEGEYLGGAIAPGLMVATEALFARASKLPRIELTKPPMVIGKSTIQGMQSGILYGFAGQIDGIVSEMKKELGEKSRVIATGESAELIAPETEHIDIVDPLLTLQGLRIIYQRTLEDKEEGKNFCTNKH
- the dusB gene encoding tRNA dihydrouridine synthase DusB, with the protein product MYEQALKGQVKEVRPLHIGPYRITAPFVGAPMAGVTDKPFRSVLQDHNCPLLFTEMISDKALTYGNTNTLELLDISGEKRPIAVQIFGSDPDFMAKAAELVEKHEPSIIDINMGCPAPKIVRNQEGSCLLKMPERAVEIAQAVVKAVQVPVTVKMRTGWSKGQIVAPELAKRLEDVGVQAITLHGRTRDMFYSGKADWSLIQQTAEAISIPLIGNGDIWEPEDALRMLEETGCAGVMIGRGMMGNPWIFSRLLQWMETGNMPPPPTALERIEQALIHLERMVKQKGEYRGVREMRSHIAWYLKGIAGASKVRSAVNEAPDYDAVVSLLKDYRKRMEASL
- a CDS encoding chlorophyllide a reductase iron protein subunit X, whose translation is MSEKNFYAIYGKGGSGKSFIISNLSNSAARIQKRVLQIGCDPKHDSTVILFNGVNLPTLLEYWAHLQEDSDEVEPTPSIEDIVFKSRGVYGLEIGGPEVAIGCGGRGISLGFELLERMGLYKWDFDYVFLDFLGDVVCGGFGVPISKSIAKSIILVAGNDHQSLYVANNICHAVSSFAQLGGKSRIMGMIINKDDGTGYAEQFCNQAQIPVLAKIPNNPEVAKLNAAFQLISDVTPYDQLFQDIVKQLPTRQGVLPKPMDFEEFSRIYRDVPQIKLERVTEAELFKR
- a CDS encoding DUF3593 domain-containing protein — protein: MTLSIIPYFFFLYCIYKIYKLDKSLINKTTVVGFFSLIGFVFFTAGAGYYAVMILGEPGLGHIDWLHGLSEFGLTITNFIIVLGLKRHLDRL